TCAGGCACTTACTGGAAAAGCATAAGCTTGGACGAAAACTATTTAAAGAAGTCCAGAAATGGCTATCAGACTCAGGTATTTACTTCAAAGAAGGCACCATCGTTGACGCGACTATTATTGAAGCCGCTAGCTCGACCAAAAATAAAGCCAAATCACGTGATCCAGAAATGCACCAAACTAAGAAGGGAAACCAATGGTTCTTCGGATTAAAAGCACATATTGGAGTCGATGCTAAACGTGGCTTGGTGCATAGTTTCACCACCACTTCTGCCAATGAACATGACCTAAACCAAATCACTGAGCTCATGCATGGCGATGAGACGTTTGTCTCTGCTGACTCGGGCTACCGTGGCGTAGAAAAACGTGAGGAAACCAATAATAAGACGTTGGACTGGTTGATTGCGGAGATGCCAAGCAAGGTTCGGGAATGGAAAAAGCATCCCCGTATTAACAAACTCCCCATTAAGACTGAGTACATAAAGGCCAGTATCAGAGCAAAAGTAGAGCATCCGTTTCGGATACTGAAGTGCCAGTTTGGCTTCCGCAAAGTGGTCTATAAAGGTCTATCAAAAAATGACAATAAGCTCGCGGTGCTGTTTGCACTGGGAAACATATTGCGAGTGGATCAGATGATAAGGTCTGCACGGGGTTAATCCGTCTTGATAACGGCAGTTGGAGCATTTAAGCCTCCAACTAGGGAATAGACACACTAAAAACCGAGGTTTTTAGTAAATTAAAGAGCGAATCAAGTCAGCTGCGACTTAGTGCTAATAATCTGACTTAATCGCACGTTCCCTAAGGCAACAGCAGCATCGGAAAAAATACTGTGTTGATCAATACGAATCGTTTGGCAGCAATGGCCACTCTCACTTTTTTCAAAATGAATAGACATAGCCGAACATTGCAAAAAACACTCTGCAAAAAAGTATTAGTGATGAGGCGTTAAATATTGGCTGCACTTTTGGGCTTTCTTTAATATCAAGTACAACTTCTGATAACAATCAGAAGTAGGTAACTATAAAAATAACCACTCCAACTGGGAGAAAGCCTATGAAACTTGTTTTAAAATCAACAGTTGCAATTGCTATCGCTGCAGCTTCTATATCTTATTCCTTGGCCGCAACTACTATCACTGTCGCCACCGTAAACAATGGCCACATGATCGAAATGCAAAAACTCACACCTGAATTCGAAAAAGCTCACCCTGATATTAAAGTAAAATGGGTGACTTTAGAGGAAGGTGTTCTTCGTCAAAACGTTACTCAAGACATTGCCAATGGCAGTGGTCTATACGACATTATGACCATTGGGATGTACGAAGCTCCTATTTGGGGTGAGCGTGGTTGGTTAAAACCAATTGATACATCTGGCGCGTATGATGTTGACGATGTATTGCCGGCCATTCGTGATGGTTTGTCTTACAAAGGCACTATGTTTGCTGCACCATTCTATGGTGAAAGCTCAATGGTCATGTACCGTAAAGACCTTGCTAAAAAAGCCGGTGTGACCATCAGTGACCGCGACAGCTGGGATCACATCCGTGATGCAGCCGCCGCAATGAACGATCCAGCTAATGGCGTATATGGTATCTGTCTTCGTGGTAAAGCAGGTTGGGGTGATAACATGGCCTTCCTGTCAGCTATGGCAAACTCTTTCGGTGCACGTTGGTTTGATATGGACTGGAAACCTCAGCTAAATTCTGCCGAATGGAAAAACGCCGTAACCTTCTATGTTGATTTACTCAACAAGTATGGTCCTCCAGGTGCTAGCTCAAACAGCTTCAATGAAAACCTAGCGTTATTCAACGAAGGCAAATGCGGCATGTGGATTGATGCTACTATCGCAGCGTCTTTTGTTACCGATCCTAAGCAAAGTAAAGTCGCTGACCAAGTTGGCTTTGCACAATCTCCTTATGCAGTAACCGAGAAAGGCGCTAACTGGTTATGGTCTTGGGCATTGGGCATTCCTGCTGCCACTAAGAAAACAGATGCAGCACAAACATTTGTTCGCTGGGCAACCTCAAAAGAGTACATCGAGTTAGTGGCTAAAAATGAAGGTTGGGCCTCTGTACCAACAGGTACACGTACATCCACTTATGAAAATCCTAACTTCCAAAAAGCCGCAGTCTTTGCTAAAGCCGAGCTAAAAGCCATTAACTCTGCTAACCCAAATGACAGCACGCTAAAACCTTCTCCATACGTGGGCATTCAATTCGCGGCCATTCCTGAGTTCCAAGCTATTGGTACAACAACAGGTCAAATGGTATCAGGCGCCTTGTCTGGCTCAATGTCAGTAGAGGAAGCGTTAAAATTAGCCAATACTGGTGCAGATCGTCAAATGCAACAAGCTGGTTATTACTAACGATGAGAACCTCGGCGTGAATTAGTGTTTTCCTAATCTTTTTGGGGGGCGTAGCCCCCTTTTTTTAAACATTCTAACTCCCCCATCTAATCTAACTTGTAAACGAGAGAATATCTTAATGAAGCGCTCAATCACTCGCTTATTAATGGCGCCATCAGTCATCATGCTTTTGGTTTGGATGATCATTCCGTTGTCCATGACCATTTATTTTTCCACCATACGTTATAACCTACTGTACCCGGGTCAAAATAACTTCGTTGGATTGATGAATTTCGAATTCTTTATTACCGACCCGGGCTTTATTCCTGCCGTATCGAACACTCTTATTTTACTCCTGTCCGTACTGACCATCACTGTTGTGCTAGGTGTGATGCTGTCCGCATTGATTGATAAACCTTTCTTTGGACAAGGCATTGTTCGTGTTTTGTTGATCTCGCCTTTCTTTATCATGCCAACGGTGAATGCCTTAATTTGGAAGAACATGATGATGAACCCTGTTTACGGTATTTTCGCGTGGATTTCTCAAACACTGGGCTTCGAACCGATTGATTGGCTCTCTGATCACCCACTGGTATCCATTATTATGATGGTCAGTTGGCAATGGCTACCCTTTGCCATTTTGGTGTTTGTGACCGCACTACAATCTCAAGACACGGAACAAAAAGAAGCTGCTCAAATGGACGGCGCAACGGGCTTGCACATTTTCCGTTACTTAACCATTCCCCATCTGGCTCGTCCTATTGCGGTAGTAGTGATGATCGAAACCATCTTCCTATTGGCGGTGTTTGCTGAAATTTTTGTCTCCACAGGTGGTGGTCCAGGTTACGACAGTACCAACTTGGCGTATCTGATTTACAACCAAGCCCTTCTTCAATATGACGTTGGTGTGGCTTCGGCTGGTGGTTTGTTTGCCGTATTGCTTGCCAATATTGTGGCCTTTTTCTTAATTCGTGCCGTTGGCAAAAACCTAACGGTGTGAGGTAAATACGATGACTCTTAATCAACAACGCAAATTCAAAACCTTTCTCACAGGTCTGTTCGCATGGACGGTAGCATTGGTGCTATTTTTCCCGATTTTTTGGATGTTTATCACATCATTCAAAACAGAGTTACAGGCGATTTCAGTGCCACCGTCACTGTTTTTTGAGCCAACACTGGATAACTTTAGAATCGTTCAGGAGCGTAGCGACTACATTCACCATGCTTGGAACTCTGTCGTAACGTCATTTGGTTCCACCATTATCGCGTTAATCATTGCCATTCCTGCAGCTTTTTCAATGGCGTTCTTCCCTGGCAAAAAAACCAAGGACATTTTGCTTTGGATGCTCTCTACTAAAATGCTGCCTGCCGTAGGCGTATTAATGCCCATTTATATTTTATGTCGAAATTATGGACTGTTGGACACAAAAACAGCCTTGGTCATCATTTTCACCCTGATGAATCTACCTATTATTGTTTGGATGCTGTTTTCCTACTTCAAAGATTTACCAAAAGAGATCCTAGAAGCCGCCAGAATGGATGGTGCCACCCCATGGGATGAAGTGGTGAAAGTCGTGCTACCGCTTTCTGTCGGTGCCATTTCATCAACCGCTCTGCTGTCTATCGTGCTGTGCTGGAACGAAGCTTTTTGGTCTCTCAGCTTAACAGCATCAGATGCGGCACCATTAACCGCGATGATTGCCTCGTATTCTAGCCCTGAGGGGTTGTTCTGGGCGAAGTTGTCTGCTGCCTCCACGCTTGCTTGCGCACCGATCGTCATCTTCGGTTGGTTCTGTCAAAAACAATTGGTCCAAGGCCTTACATTCGGCGCCGTAAAATAATTATTAGGAAGCTTTTTTATGACTTACTTAGCGATCACTGATTTACAAAAACATTATGACAACTACCATGCACTCCGTGGCATCAACCTTTCTATTAGCGAAGGGGAATTTGTGGTATTCGTTGGGCCGTCTGGCTGTGGCAAATCCACATTGTTACGCACCATTGCAGGCCTCGAATCGAGCACGGGCGGAAGTATCCAACTAGACGGCAGAGACATTACCGAAGTCGCTTCGTCAAAGCGCGATCTTGCTATGGTATTCCAGTCCTACGCTCTTTATCCGCACATGACGGTGGCTGACAACCTGTCGTTTGCCCTTCGTCTTGCCAAAGTATCGGATGCGGAGATCAAAGAGAAAGTGCGCTCTGTTTCAGCCTCCTTACAACTTGATGCACTCTTAGAACGTAAACCTAAAGAACTCTCTGGTGGTCAACGTCAACGTGTTGCCATTGGTCGCGCCATTGTACGTCAACCAAAAGTCTTTCTATTTGATGAACCATTATCCAACCTAGACGCTGCGCTTCGTGTGCAAATGCGTCTGGAATTGGCTCGCCTTCATAAGAAGCTTGGCACCACCATGATTTATGTTACCCACGATCAGGTCGAGGCCATGACTTTGGCTGATCGAGTCGTCATACTCAACGCGGGACGAATCGAACAAGTCGGGACGCCGCTTGAACTTTATCGCCAACCAAACAGTCGTTTTGTTGCCGAGTTTATTGGTACACCGAAAATGAACCTTTTAGCATTAGATAACATTACCCGAAGTGGTGATAACCTCCTGCTATCGCTATTAGGAGCCACTATTGAATTTCCTGCGGCTCGTACTCATGGCCCTCTTCCTAACAATGCTACAGCGGGAATTCGCCCTGAACATATGCACATAGTAGAAAGCAATGGCGACTTTACTGGTAAAATAGAATTGGTTGAACATCTTGGCTCAGAAGCCTATGCCCATATCAATCTTGATAACAAGCAAACCATCATTGTGAAGGCATCTGCACGCTCTAAAATCTTGGATGGAGAAGTCGTACAAATTGCGTTAGATCGTGAAGAAATCATCCTTTTCAATGAAAATGATCAGGTTTTTTCTCATATAGATAATTAAGATAGACCTATAGAAGAAGTGCATTTAGTATGTACTTCTTCTATTTTTAGGATACGTAAATAATTTGAGGTTTTTTAAAAGTGGGAAGCTATGCACCTAAAATAGATTTAGAACTGGTTAACTCTTCTGAAAACGGCTCATTTCGCTGGTTTCATCACGATTTTCCCCACCCCCTCGCTCATTGGCACTTTCATCCCGAATTTGAAATTCATCTGCTAACAAAAGGTCATGGTCGTGCCTATGTTGGTGACTATATAGGCCCTTTCAAAGAAGGAACCTTGATGATGGTAGGGCCTAATTTACCTCATAATTGGGTAAGTGATCTTGACGCTGGCGAGCATCAGTTCGGACGAGACTGTTTAATTCAGTTCTCTACGCCTCTCATTGATAAAGCAGAAAACTTATTCCAAGAAATAAGCTCCATAAAACCACTTTTACATCAATCCAGACAAGGGCTTGAATTCTTTGGAGAAACAGCAAAACTTGGGGGTGAGCTACTCATTTCAATGCAGAATACTCACGGTGTAACCCGCCTCATTCGCTTTCTTGAGCTTTTAGAACTATTAAGTAACTCAGATGAAAAACAAGAACTTGCCTCTATTGAGTTCATATCAGGTGTTCGTTTAGACGATGTGGCACGCATTAACGCTGTTATACAATATTTGTACACTCATTACCCAGACCCAATCCGATTAGGCGACCTAGCAAATAAGCATCATATGTGTGAATCGTCTTTTTCTCGTTTTTTTAAGAAAAATACTGGCCGAAATTTTGTTCAATATTTAAGTTGGTTGCGTATCAATCAAGCCGGGATATTGCTTATAAATGGAGCGTCATCCATTTCTCAGGTGTGTTACGAGGTCGGCTTTAATAATTTAGCGAATTTCAATCGATCATTTTTAAAACAAAAGAAAATGACCCCGACTGAGTTTAGAGAAAAATACGGTGAAGAGGTAAAAAGACAGATATCTAAATAAAGAATAATAAGCTCGGTTAAAAAAAGCGTCTTTGTCACCAATAACGCTTTTTATAAATCCGCAGTGTCTAAGGAAGGTGCGAACAAGTCCTCTTGCCTCAGCATGTGGATAAAAGCCTGTTATTCGATGCGAGTACCAAATGTGAATAGTGGCTCTCTTGTCGAGGTGCTTAACAAAGAATACTGGTATTTAGACCATGCCCTGCGGTTCTTTCAGAAAAAACGCCACATGTCGTTGCGGCTCTTTGAAAGGTATCTACATTCCCTCAGAGTCGCGCCTTATTTGACGATTTCTCTGAAAGACTGAGGCTTAGTAGACTTATTCGTACCTTCCCTAAATCTAGAGATCAAAGTTGGTTGGCATAACAACAACGTCACGAATGGTCATCCCTCTCGGACGAGTCAGCATAAAAATTAAAATTTGAGCAATTTCTTCAGCTTCAACAAGGCTACCGCTTGCCTTTGCCTCTTCTAATTTTTCTTTTGGCCAGTCAGAAAGCAACGAGGTAACAACAGGGCCTGGTGAAATGGAACCAACACGTAAACCATCTTTAAATACTTGACGGCGGGTAGTCTGAACAAAACAATTAATTGCCCATTTTGAAGACGCGTATACTGGCTCCCACGGTGTGGGAAAGTGAGCCGCCAGAGAGCTGGTGACCAATATATCACCCGTTTTACGTTTCGCCATATGGGGAATAACATCTCTCACATTTTTCATCACTACGTTTACATTTAACTGCATCATTCGATCTATGGCATCAGGATCGTTGTCTATTAAATCCCCCCCTACGTACAACCCAGCATTGGCGTGAAAAATATCAATCACATTTGTTTTTTCTAAAATGGTTGGAATTAATTGCTTACACTGAACCGTATCAAGCAAATCAACGACAAGAGTCGTTACACTATCACCATGCTTTTCTTTTAATCGATTCAGAGCTTTTTCATCGCGGTCAACCAGTACTACATGAGCACCTTCTGCAATCATTGCTTCAGCACTGGCTAATCCAATACCTGATGCAGAGCCTGTAACAACGGCGACTTTATTGATCAATGCATTATTCATCTTTTAGATCTCTTATCATTGTTGTTTGTGAGACATGAACATAACGTTCGTACAAGTCGTACATTATTAGCTCTGCCGAAGGTGATGGCTTGTAGGATTTTGAAAATGCATGATAGTTATTTGTATAAATCTCATTTTCTACCCCTTAATTATTGAATTATTAAAGCTTTCTCAGTTTCAGGGGCACAGACTTTGATAAAATTATGGAAGATGACACCAACACAGGTATTGCATGACCTGAAATCTCTCCCCAAAAAAATGCATTTTTTGAGAAGCAACCGGCTGTTTAACAAAAAACTCAGTGAAGTCCGAAATATTTAAAGAATCAGGCAAGAAAAACAGAGGAATGTGATAACCGCTTTCTTTAAAAAGAAGCAAAGATATCAAGGTAGAAGGTGGATTAGGCAACACCATTTAAACCACGACCACGACATCAAACAAAAGGACTCACCTATCATGAAGTCTAAATTTTTACCCATTGGGGTCACGATAATCTTAGGCCTGCCAGCCCTTGTCGGCAGCTACTTTATGTTGCGTCCAGCAGTTTCTTTTGCCGAGGAAAATGCAGTGACATTTCCACCACTTGATCAGCTTGAGCATTATACAACGGTTAAACGCGGTATTACTCGAGAGCACATGCTGACCAATCCGGCAGCGTTAGCTGCAATAAAAGCTGGACAACCTGTTCCTGTAGGAACACATGTTGTTCTTGTCGATTATCAAGATGATGTTCTAACTCGCTACCTAGGGAAGATGCGATTAAGTCGGTAACATGAGATAATCTCGCCGACTTAAGACAACTACGACGCCTACCGATCATGAACCAGCTTTCCTTCGCCGACACCGAATTTACCAGCAAACGCCGCAAGACTCGCAAAGAACTCTTTCTTGGACGAATGGATGAATTGATTCCTTGGCAGCAGCTTGAAGCCCAAATTGAACCCTTCTATCCAAAAGCAGGTAACGGACGTCGCCCATATCCTTTGTCTACCATGTTGCGCATTCACTTTATGCAGAACTGGTACAACATGGGAGACCCTGCAATGGAAGACGCTCTTTATGAAATTACCTCTATACGGCTTTTTGCTGGATTATCCTTAGAAGGTGCGATACCTGATCACACAACTATTATGAATTTCAGGCACTTACTGGAAAAGCATAAGCTTGGACGAAAACTATTTAAAGAAGTCCATAAATGGCTATCAGACTCAGGTATTTACTTCAAAGAAGGTACCATCGTTGACGCGACTATTATTGAAGCCGCTAGCTCGACCAAAAATAAAGCCAAATCACGTGATCCAGAAATGCACCAAACTAAGAAGGGAAACCAATGGTTCTTCGGATTAAAAGCACATATTGGAGTCGATGCTAAACGTGGCTTGGTGCATAGTTTCACCACCACTTCTGCCAATGAACATGACCTAAACCAAATCACTGAGCTAATGCATGGCGATGAGACGTTTGTCTCTGCTGACTCGGGCTACCGTGGCGTGGAAAAACGTGAGGAAACCAAAGATAAGACGTTGGAGTGGTTGATTGCGGAGATGCCAAGCAAGGTTCGGGAATGGAAAAAGCATCCCCGTATTAATAAAATCCCCATCAATACTGAGTACATAAAAGCGAGCATCAGAGCAAAAGTAGAGCACCCGTTTCGGATACTGAAGTGCCAGTTTGGCTTCCGCAAAGTGGTCTATAAAGGTCTATCAAAAAATGACAATAAGCTCGCGGTGTTGTTTGCACTGGGAAATATACTGCGAGTGGATCAGATGATAAGGTCTGCACGGGGTTAATCCGTCTTGATGATGGTAGTTGGAGCTTTTAAGCCTCCAACTAGAGAATAAGACACACTAAAAACCGAGGTTTTTAGTGAATTAAAGAGCGAATCAGGCCAGCTGCGACTTAGTGCTAATAATCTGACTTAATCGCACGTTCCCAAGAGTATCAAAAAGAAACTGCAAATAATAAGTTTTAATGCATGGACTTGTATTTTACAATCTTAGTATAAAGGCTCAATCACGGCTTCAAGCTGATTTCAAGGGAAGACATCCATTCGAGAAAGAAAATTTTCTTTGCGTGCTTTACGACATTTTTTTTGAATTCACTGTCGGAAAAAAGTAAGTTGATATGACATGATCGAGCTCGAAAGTTAAAAATAAATTCTCTCATGGCAAAGATTTATTCACATCTTCCCTAATCGGTAGATTTTAAGTCGCAGTTTTATGGAATATTGTGCGCAGCAAACCATAAAACTGCGACTTAAAAGCTGTCCAAGGAGCGTAGCGACTGGTGCTTGAGCGATTTGTTATATGGTTTTTATTGGGTGCATATTAAAAATTGATACAAGAGATACAAGCTTATAACTCCAAATACAATTGGAAAAGCAAATTCAGTAACTAATTTAACTAGATTAGAAAACATAATAAAGTTATTTTTATATTGATATGTAATTTTTTGGTTTTTAGCATTTATCTCTTTTGCGTCTCCGCTCGGTGTGCCGACATCTGGATCATCAGATTCAGATTCTGAGTAACATTCCTCAATTTCTAAGCCTATAGTATCACCAGTGGTTTTTGAGGTTTTTTTAGAAATCAGATCTGGAATATAATACTGGATAATTTCTAAAGCAGAAAAAATGATAAAACTTATTAGAAAATAGGATGAAATAGCCAAAATAAACCACCCCGCCATAGTTTCATTTTTAGATAAATCCAAACCAAGAATGGCGACCTTTTGAGGCAATGCTTGTGTTAAAGCAACGAAAAGAGAGATACCAGATAGGACTAACAATTTAGATTTTATTTTTTTAAATCATCACTTAGATTCAGCATTCTATTTAATTTAACTCCATACTTTGAGAAGCACCTAACATCTATGGACACTCCAATTTTTGCAAGTATAATCAAGATCTAACAAGAACAGTTTTGCAGTCATCTATTCGGATTTTTCGTAAAGCTTTTTTAGCCTTTATCCCTGATGCTATTCCTACTGAAAACAGCACTGACTTGGTTCTAATCATTTTGGTGTTTTCAACGAAACGATGTTAGTCCCAGAATTTCCAAGTCACGGTCTTACCTATCTTGTCATCACTCTTTTTTACTAAGCAAAACTTGGTGTATCACTCTTTTAAATTTAGAGCGTTTGAACTGATATTTTTGATCTCGTGCCTGTATCGCCCAAACGGCTATTACCCATTTGTTGGCTAATGCCAAAATAACTTTTGTTTTTATGCATTCTGTTTTACAGGTTTGTAACACCTACAAATGCTAAGCGCCCTATTCAGCTTTTGATCACGTTCTTAACTTCCAATAATTTGGTTCCCGATGCAGGTTCATTACAGCAACGATGAATATTCTATCTTGCTCTTCAGAATACAAAATTCCGTATGGAAACCTCCTGACAAGAGATCTTCTTATATCACCATCGATCTCAGGCCAAGCCCTTGGAAACGCAATTGCTCGCTTGACGGCAGAATGGGTCTCTAGAGCAAAGTCATATCCCAGACCAGGTTCAAGATTCTCATAATAATCAATTGCCTCATTGAACTCCTTTGCCGCTTCCGGATGAAATGAAAAACTCATTTTTCAAACCTATCCCACACCTTGCTGAACACGTCATTTCCTGGAATTGCTTCAATATGGCCTGACCTGAGTTCAGAAAGGCGACGCTTCGCCTCATTTGCCCATTGTTTGTCTATCTCTGACTCTGGCTGATTTAAACTGCGAAGCAGTGAGTCCACAACGATGGCACGCTCTTCTAACGGCAGCGATACTGCCTCTTCAATTAGTTGCTTTGTATTCATTTCGCCACCTTCATATTTGCAGTGATATTTATGTAGCTGAACATTTTGATAATGCGCACGAGCATCCTCATCATATAAAAACAATCTTCGCTCAGAAAGCATTTTTCTAAGAACGCCCTATACCACTTTTAAAAAACTAAATTTATCGTTTCTCTCAACCACTAAACCCCGTCAGTGTTTTTGAGGGCGTTTCGCCAAACAGTTGTTTGTAGTCTTTGGCAAACTGGCTTAGGTGCCAAAATCCCCACTGGGCGGCGATGTCGCTGACGGCTTGGCCATGTTGGGCTTGGACGAGGGAACGACGCACGCCGTTTAGTCGGCAGATGCGCAGGTATTGAATGGGGCTGACGCCGAGGATGCTTTCAAAGCTGTATTGCAGGGTACGACGGCTGACGTTGGCAATTTCACACAGTTGGGTGACCGTTACGGCTTCATCAAGGTGGTGATCCAAAAACTGACGGGCGCAGTCGACGACTTTTTTACGGTGAAAATAACTTTGTGTTTTAGCAGGTTGCGGCGTTTCTTCTTTTAACACTTCCAACAGCGCCATCATTACGATGTCCTGCTGCAATCTAGACGGCGTGGTTTTGTTTTGCACCGAGAGCAAACGCGCGAGCACAAAGCGCACTTCTTCTAATGTTTTGGCTGGCACGCCAAGGCGGCCATGTTCGGTGAGTTCTTTCCAATTCAAATCCACACCATGAATCGATGCCATCTTAATCAGCTTTGAGCGATCCACTACTAAACCATACAAATCATAGTCTTGCGGTGTCGATAGTTGAAAATCACAGCCACCAGGGCGACACATTATGGTGTCTTGGCGAACGGTTAAACCATTAATGCGGCTTTCTTCTTGATGAGCCAGCGGAATGCCCAGCCAGACAGAATCTGGCCATACTACGCATTTTTGCTGCAACGCCTGACTGGTGTGTTCGCAAAATACCTGCAAACCATCAAACGGCAGTTCAACAATACGACCGTAAAAACTGCCACGGCTGGTTTGGTCGTATTCTTGTTGCCAATTAGTCAAATTGCTGGCGTGCAAGTCGGCATCGTGCGCTTCCGACAATCTAACATTCGATAGATCAGCTTCCGACACAGCCGAGGAAAAGCCCCTTTTTGGTGCATCGATCGCAGAATTCAACATAACCACACCTATTTGCACTCGTTAGACCGTAGAAAATAAGAAATAAAAGCACTAAATGACTGAAATCATGAGTGTTTATTAATCTTGCCATTATTCGATAACGTCACCTTATGAAGTTGCGTAAGGTTAGATAACGGAATAAATGAAGCCATTTATCCCGATAAAACTGCAAAAATTATGCCCCTTTTTCATGTATACAAGTGTCTTTTTTAGGGGTTAACACAAGACCAGTAAAGCGCGAGATTAGGTTATGAGCAAGCCACATTCGACTTTTCAACGAAACACTTTTCAATTCCGCAATATTGTCGGCGAACGCACGTTCGGCTTTGTCGACCTTGCGGATCTGATGGCCAAAGCCACACCAGCGCGTTCCGGTGATCGTTTAGCGGGCGTGGCAGCAGACAGCGCAGAAGAACGGGCTATCGCGCAAATGACACTGGCCGATGTGCCGCTGAGTCTTTTCCTTGAGCAGGCGCTTGTGCCTTACGAAGCCGATGAAATTACGCGGCTCATTTTAGACGATCATGACAAAGCGGCCTTTGCTGTTATTTCCCATCTGACGGTTGGCGGTTTTCGCGATTGGTTGCTCAGCGATTTGGCCACCAGCGAGGTACTGACTCAGATTCGTCCGGGCGTGACACCCGAAATGGC
The sequence above is a segment of the Marinomonas sp. IMCC 4694 genome. Coding sequences within it:
- a CDS encoding type II toxin-antitoxin system RelE/ParE family toxin, whose amino-acid sequence is MSFSFHPEAAKEFNEAIDYYENLEPGLGYDFALETHSAVKRAIAFPRAWPEIDGDIRRSLVRRFPYGILYSEEQDRIFIVAVMNLHREPNYWKLRT
- a CDS encoding addiction module protein, which produces MNTKQLIEEAVSLPLEERAIVVDSLLRSLNQPESEIDKQWANEAKRRLSELRSGHIEAIPGNDVFSKVWDRFEK
- a CDS encoding helix-turn-helix domain-containing protein; amino-acid sequence: MLNSAIDAPKRGFSSAVSEADLSNVRLSEAHDADLHASNLTNWQQEYDQTSRGSFYGRIVELPFDGLQVFCEHTSQALQQKCVVWPDSVWLGIPLAHQEESRINGLTVRQDTIMCRPGGCDFQLSTPQDYDLYGLVVDRSKLIKMASIHGVDLNWKELTEHGRLGVPAKTLEEVRFVLARLLSVQNKTTPSRLQQDIVMMALLEVLKEETPQPAKTQSYFHRKKVVDCARQFLDHHLDEAVTVTQLCEIANVSRRTLQYSFESILGVSPIQYLRICRLNGVRRSLVQAQHGQAVSDIAAQWGFWHLSQFAKDYKQLFGETPSKTLTGFSG